A single Ziziphus jujuba cultivar Dongzao chromosome 11, ASM3175591v1 DNA region contains:
- the LOC107434944 gene encoding GDSL esterase/lipase At5g03610-like: MNYCHIQKLFLCFFLLMFLFSSGQQGGVKASSAHHRHGSSPVYSFRPTKLFVLGDSYSDTGNRRKSELNSWKYPFGITFPGKPTGRFSDGRVLTDYIAKFVGLRSPLPYQWRKVGASAKLVKYGMNLAHGGTGVFNTVFLGPNMTIQIDFLERLTNKYSVYTTRDLQSSIALVTVAGNDYLTYISRNGSAQGFPSLISSVVNQLTSNLKRIHKLGVKKIALTAIEPFGCLPWFTTKTSFKHCNETLNKLISLHNDLLHQAVAKLNNETHDSPFTILDLYASFTTVFKNKGDPLRGIKFENPLKPCCVGISSAYSCASVDQNGVKKYTLCDDRQSTFFWDAVHPSQEGWRSVFSALQPTLEQIFYA; the protein is encoded by the exons ATGAACTACTGCCACATCCAAAAGCTCTTCCTctgtttttttctattaatgtTTCTCTTCTCATCAG GACAACAAGGAGGAGTCAAAGCTTCATCAGCTCATCACCGCCATGGAAGTAGTCCTGTTTATAGTTTTCGTCCAACGAAGCTCTTCGTCCTTGGGGACTCGTACTCCGACACAGGCAACAGGAGGAAATCAGAGCTCAATTCTTGGAAATATCCTTTCGGGATTACCTTCCCCGGTAAACCCACAGGCCGTTTCTCCGATGGCCGAGTGTTGACCGATTACATTG CAAAGTTTGTGGGATTGAGATCTCCATTGCCATACCAGTGGAGAAAAGTGGGAGCCTCAGCCAAACTTGTCAAATACGGAATGAACTTGGCTCATGGAGGCACGGGCGTTTTCAACACAGTGTTTTTGGGCCCAAACATGACGATCCAGATCGACTTCTTGGAGCGCCTTACCAACAAATATTCTGTCTACACCACTAGAGACCTCCAGTCCTCCATTGCCCTCGTCACCGTTGCTGGCAACGATTACCTTACTTACATTTCCAGAAATGGCTCAGCCCAG GGTTTTCCGTCCCTTATCTCATCGGTGGTGAATCAGCTGACCTCGAATTTGAAACGCATTCATAAATTAGGAGTGAAAAAAATAGCTTTGACGGCTATCGAACCTTTTGGATGTCTGCCTTGGTTCACAACCAAAACCTCATTCAAACACTGCAACGAAACCTTAAACAAGCTCATCAGCTTACACAACGACTTGTTGCATCAAGCCGTGGCCAAGCTCAACAATGAGACCCACGATTCTCCTTTCACAATTCTCGACCTCTACGCTTCCTTCACGACCGTTTTCAAAAACAAAGGAGACCCACTAA GAGGTATTAAATTTGAGAACCCATTGAAGCCATGCTGTGTTGGAATAAGCAGTGCATATTCGTGCGCGAGTGTGGACCAAAATGGGGTCAAGAAGTACACCCTTTGCGACGATCGTCAATCTACCTTCTTTTGGGACGCTGTCCACCCTTCCCAAGAAGGTTGGAGGTCTGTGttttcagctttgcaacccacTTTGGAGCAAATTTTCTATGCTTAA
- the LOC107434933 gene encoding GDSL esterase/lipase At5g03610-like, which yields MDKNNHPYTFFLTLLCCSLLLLILSGQQGVEASGHHHHRHHHHHLYSFRPTKLFVFGDSYSDTGNNRKSEASSWKYPYGITFPGKPSGRFSDGRVLTDFLAKFVGVRSPLPYQWRNVAKKYLKYGMNFAHGGTGVFNTLVTDPNMTVQIDLFQQLIKQCVYNLTDLHTSVALVTVAGNDYSAYIVKNGTAQGFPSFITSVVNQLYLNLKRIHSLGVNKIAVTALEPLGCLPRSTAITSFQQCNGTENTLVNLHNALLQQAVAKLNNETKDSAFLILDLYASFMTVFKNKGDGLGNIKFENPMKPCCIGISSEYSCGSVDKSGAKKYTICDDPQSTFFWDAAHPTQQGWTAVYSALQATLDQIFSKTD from the exons ATGGACAAAAACAACCACCCCTACACATTCTTCCTCACCCTCCTCTGCTGCTCTCTTTTGCTCCTAATTCTGTCAG GACAACAAGGAGTGGAAGCTTCAggtcaccaccaccaccggcaCCATCACCATCACCTTTATAGTTTCCGTCCAACAAAATTGTTCGTCTTCGGGGACTCATACTCCGACACAGGCAACAACAGGAAATCTGAAGCCAGTTCTTGGAAATATCCTTATGGGATTACCTTCCCCGGAAAACCCAGTGGTCGTTTTTCCGATGGCCGAGTCTTGACCGATTTCCTAG CTAAGTTTGTGGGAGTGAGATCGCCATTGCCATACCAGTGGAGAAATGtggcaaaaaaatatttgaaatatggaATGAACTTCGCACATGGAGGGACAGGTGTTTTCAACACATTGGTCACCGATCCAAACATGACGGTCCAGATTGATTTGTTTCAGCAACTCATCAAACAATGTGTCTACAATCTAACTGACCTCCACACTTCCGTTGCTCTTGTCACCGTTGCTGGCAATGACTACTCTGCTTACATCGTCAAAAATGGCACCGCTCAG GGTTTCCCATCTTTCATCACGTCAGTGGTGAATCAACTCTACCTGAATTTGAAACGCATCCATAGCTTGGGAGTGAACAAAATAGCAGTAACAGCTCTTGAGCCTTTGGGATGTCTACCTCGGAGCACGGCCATAACATCATTCCAACAGTGCAATGGAACCGAAAACACGCTCGTAAACTTGCACAATGCCTTGTTACAGCAAGCTGTGGCCAAGCTCAACAATGAAACTAAGGATTCTGCTTTCTTAATTCTCGATCTCTATGCCTCTTTCATGACCGTTTTCAAGAACAAAGGGGACGGACTAG gaaatattaaatttgagaACCCAATGAAGCCCTGTTGTATTGGTATAAGCAGTGAATATTCGTGCGGGAGTGTAGATAAAAGTGGAGCAAAGAAGTATACCATTTGCGATGACCCTCAATCCACATTCTTTTGGGATGCTGCTCATCCTACGCAGCAAGGATGGACGGCTGTGTATTCAGCTTTGCAAGCCACTCTGGACCAAATTTTTTCAAAGACCGATTAG
- the LOC107434953 gene encoding uncharacterized protein LOC107434953 — MACDCSSTAMAEKISWYCALLLAIMLVLSCCESGESKFRSRLMIMEKDIININRPCDEIYVVREGETLQTISEKCGDPYIVEENPHIHDPDDVFPGLVIKITPFKFQV; from the coding sequence ATGGCGTGCGATTGTTCGTCAACTGCAATGGCAGAGAAGATATCGTGGTACTGTGCTTTGTTGTTGGCGATAATGCTGGTGCTGAGCTGCTGCGAATCGGGTGAGAGTAAGTTTAGATCGAGGCTGATGATTATGGAAAAAGATATTATTAACATTAACAGGCCCTGCGATGAAATATACGTGGTTCGTGAAGGAGAGACGCTGCAAACCATTAGTGAAAAATGTGGGGATCCATATATTGTTGAAGAGAATCCACATATCCATGATCCGGACGATGTTTTCCCTGGCCTCGTTATCAAGATCACTCCTTTCAAGTTTCAAGTATAG
- the LOC107434952 gene encoding uridine nucleosidase 1 isoform X4, producing MPNSCDGVVDGVCHGFFGSSANPEKLIIDTDPGIDDTMAILMAFQTPELEILGLTTTFGNVTTEDATRNALLLGGIPRVADFVHGSDGLGNIFLPPPNTKKIEKNAAEFLVHKVSEYPGEVSILALGPLTNIALAIKRDSSFARKVKRLIVLGGAFFALGNVNPAAEANIYGDPEAADVVFTSGANITVVGINITTQVKLADADLLELRQSKGKHAQFISDTCKFYRDWHVKSDGVHGIFLHDPVSFVALVRPDLFTYKKGVVRVETQGICVGHTLMDQGLKKWNTSNPWSGYSPISVAWTVDVDEVISYVKNLLMKP from the exons ATGCCGAATTCGTGTGATGGGGTCGTCGACGGTGTATGCCATGGTTTTTTTGGATCGTCTGCCAATCCTGAGAAGCTCATTATCGATACTGACCCTGGAATTG ATGATACCATGGCCATCTTAATGGCATTTCAAACTCCAGAGTTAGAAATTTTGGGCTTAACAACAACTTTTGGTAATGTTACCACAGAAGATGCCACTCGGAATGCATTGCTTctg GGTGGAATTCCACGTGTAGCTGATTTTGTCCATGGTTCTGATGGATTGGGGAATATATTTCTACCTCCTCCAAACACcaagaaaattgagaagaaTGCTGCCGAATTCCTAGTACACAAGGTCTCTGAATATCCTGGTGAAGTATCTATTCTTGCACTAGGACCCCTGACAAACATAGCTTTG GCAATCAAAAGGGATTCTTCCTTCGCAAGGAAGGTGAAGAGACTAATAGTACTTGGCGGTGCTTTCTTTGCATTAGGAAATGTGAATCCTGCTGCGGAAGCAAAT ATCTATGGGGATCCAGAGGCAGCAGATGTTGTTTTTACATCCGGGGCAAATATCACTGTTGTAGGAATAAACATTACAACCCAAGTTAAATTAGCAG ATGCTGACCTCCTCGAATTGAGGCAATCTAAAGGAAAGCATGCTCAGTTCATATCAGACACTTGCAAATTCTACAGAGATTGGCATGTAAAGTCTGATGGTGTCCATG GTATTTTCCTTCATGATCCCGTCAGTTTTGTGGCATTAGTCCGGCCTGATTTGTTTACGTACAAGAAAGGAGTTGTGAGGGTTGAGACACAGGGCATATGTGTAGGCCATACCTTAATGGACCAAGGACTAAAAAA ATGGAATACAAGCAATCCATGGTCAGGCTATTCTCCCATCTCTGTTGCTTGGACAGTAGATGTTGATGAAGTCATCTCTTATGTTAAAAATCTACTAATGAAGCCATGA
- the LOC107434952 gene encoding uridine nucleosidase 1 isoform X3 yields the protein MPNSCDGVVDGVCHGFFGSSANPEKLIIDTDPGIADDTMAILMAFQTPELEILGLTTTFGNVTTEDATRNALLLGGIPRVADFVHGSDGLGNIFLPPPNTKKIEKNAAEFLVHKVSEYPGEVSILALGPLTNIALAIKRDSSFARKVKRLIVLGGAFFALGNVNPAAEANIYGDPEAADVVFTSGANITVVGINITTQVKLADADLLELRQSKGKHAQFISDTCKFYRDWHVKSDGVHGIFLHDPVSFVALVRPDLFTYKKGVVRVETQGICVGHTLMDQGLKKWNTSNPWSGYSPISVAWTVDVDEVISYVKNLLMKP from the exons ATGCCGAATTCGTGTGATGGGGTCGTCGACGGTGTATGCCATGGTTTTTTTGGATCGTCTGCCAATCCTGAGAAGCTCATTATCGATACTGACCCTGGAATTG CAGATGATACCATGGCCATCTTAATGGCATTTCAAACTCCAGAGTTAGAAATTTTGGGCTTAACAACAACTTTTGGTAATGTTACCACAGAAGATGCCACTCGGAATGCATTGCTTctg GGTGGAATTCCACGTGTAGCTGATTTTGTCCATGGTTCTGATGGATTGGGGAATATATTTCTACCTCCTCCAAACACcaagaaaattgagaagaaTGCTGCCGAATTCCTAGTACACAAGGTCTCTGAATATCCTGGTGAAGTATCTATTCTTGCACTAGGACCCCTGACAAACATAGCTTTG GCAATCAAAAGGGATTCTTCCTTCGCAAGGAAGGTGAAGAGACTAATAGTACTTGGCGGTGCTTTCTTTGCATTAGGAAATGTGAATCCTGCTGCGGAAGCAAAT ATCTATGGGGATCCAGAGGCAGCAGATGTTGTTTTTACATCCGGGGCAAATATCACTGTTGTAGGAATAAACATTACAACCCAAGTTAAATTAGCAG ATGCTGACCTCCTCGAATTGAGGCAATCTAAAGGAAAGCATGCTCAGTTCATATCAGACACTTGCAAATTCTACAGAGATTGGCATGTAAAGTCTGATGGTGTCCATG GTATTTTCCTTCATGATCCCGTCAGTTTTGTGGCATTAGTCCGGCCTGATTTGTTTACGTACAAGAAAGGAGTTGTGAGGGTTGAGACACAGGGCATATGTGTAGGCCATACCTTAATGGACCAAGGACTAAAAAA ATGGAATACAAGCAATCCATGGTCAGGCTATTCTCCCATCTCTGTTGCTTGGACAGTAGATGTTGATGAAGTCATCTCTTATGTTAAAAATCTACTAATGAAGCCATGA
- the LOC107434952 gene encoding uridine nucleosidase 1 isoform X1 — protein MPNSCDGVVDGVCHGFFGSSANPEKLIIDTDPGIADDTMAILMAFQTPELEILGLTTTFGNVTTEDATRNALLLCDIAGCPDVPVAEGSPEPLKGGIPRVADFVHGSDGLGNIFLPPPNTKKIEKNAAEFLVHKVSEYPGEVSILALGPLTNIALAIKRDSSFARKVKRLIVLGGAFFALGNVNPAAEANIYGDPEAADVVFTSGANITVVGINITTQVKLADADLLELRQSKGKHAQFISDTCKFYRDWHVKSDGVHGIFLHDPVSFVALVRPDLFTYKKGVVRVETQGICVGHTLMDQGLKKWNTSNPWSGYSPISVAWTVDVDEVISYVKNLLMKP, from the exons ATGCCGAATTCGTGTGATGGGGTCGTCGACGGTGTATGCCATGGTTTTTTTGGATCGTCTGCCAATCCTGAGAAGCTCATTATCGATACTGACCCTGGAATTG CAGATGATACCATGGCCATCTTAATGGCATTTCAAACTCCAGAGTTAGAAATTTTGGGCTTAACAACAACTTTTGGTAATGTTACCACAGAAGATGCCACTCGGAATGCATTGCTTctg TGTGATATTGCAGGGTGTCCAGATGTGCCTGTGGCAGAGGGCAGTCCGGAGCCTCTGAAG GGTGGAATTCCACGTGTAGCTGATTTTGTCCATGGTTCTGATGGATTGGGGAATATATTTCTACCTCCTCCAAACACcaagaaaattgagaagaaTGCTGCCGAATTCCTAGTACACAAGGTCTCTGAATATCCTGGTGAAGTATCTATTCTTGCACTAGGACCCCTGACAAACATAGCTTTG GCAATCAAAAGGGATTCTTCCTTCGCAAGGAAGGTGAAGAGACTAATAGTACTTGGCGGTGCTTTCTTTGCATTAGGAAATGTGAATCCTGCTGCGGAAGCAAAT ATCTATGGGGATCCAGAGGCAGCAGATGTTGTTTTTACATCCGGGGCAAATATCACTGTTGTAGGAATAAACATTACAACCCAAGTTAAATTAGCAG ATGCTGACCTCCTCGAATTGAGGCAATCTAAAGGAAAGCATGCTCAGTTCATATCAGACACTTGCAAATTCTACAGAGATTGGCATGTAAAGTCTGATGGTGTCCATG GTATTTTCCTTCATGATCCCGTCAGTTTTGTGGCATTAGTCCGGCCTGATTTGTTTACGTACAAGAAAGGAGTTGTGAGGGTTGAGACACAGGGCATATGTGTAGGCCATACCTTAATGGACCAAGGACTAAAAAA ATGGAATACAAGCAATCCATGGTCAGGCTATTCTCCCATCTCTGTTGCTTGGACAGTAGATGTTGATGAAGTCATCTCTTATGTTAAAAATCTACTAATGAAGCCATGA
- the LOC107434952 gene encoding uridine nucleosidase 1 isoform X2, whose protein sequence is MPNSCDGVVDGVCHGFFGSSANPEKLIIDTDPGIDDTMAILMAFQTPELEILGLTTTFGNVTTEDATRNALLLCDIAGCPDVPVAEGSPEPLKGGIPRVADFVHGSDGLGNIFLPPPNTKKIEKNAAEFLVHKVSEYPGEVSILALGPLTNIALAIKRDSSFARKVKRLIVLGGAFFALGNVNPAAEANIYGDPEAADVVFTSGANITVVGINITTQVKLADADLLELRQSKGKHAQFISDTCKFYRDWHVKSDGVHGIFLHDPVSFVALVRPDLFTYKKGVVRVETQGICVGHTLMDQGLKKWNTSNPWSGYSPISVAWTVDVDEVISYVKNLLMKP, encoded by the exons ATGCCGAATTCGTGTGATGGGGTCGTCGACGGTGTATGCCATGGTTTTTTTGGATCGTCTGCCAATCCTGAGAAGCTCATTATCGATACTGACCCTGGAATTG ATGATACCATGGCCATCTTAATGGCATTTCAAACTCCAGAGTTAGAAATTTTGGGCTTAACAACAACTTTTGGTAATGTTACCACAGAAGATGCCACTCGGAATGCATTGCTTctg TGTGATATTGCAGGGTGTCCAGATGTGCCTGTGGCAGAGGGCAGTCCGGAGCCTCTGAAG GGTGGAATTCCACGTGTAGCTGATTTTGTCCATGGTTCTGATGGATTGGGGAATATATTTCTACCTCCTCCAAACACcaagaaaattgagaagaaTGCTGCCGAATTCCTAGTACACAAGGTCTCTGAATATCCTGGTGAAGTATCTATTCTTGCACTAGGACCCCTGACAAACATAGCTTTG GCAATCAAAAGGGATTCTTCCTTCGCAAGGAAGGTGAAGAGACTAATAGTACTTGGCGGTGCTTTCTTTGCATTAGGAAATGTGAATCCTGCTGCGGAAGCAAAT ATCTATGGGGATCCAGAGGCAGCAGATGTTGTTTTTACATCCGGGGCAAATATCACTGTTGTAGGAATAAACATTACAACCCAAGTTAAATTAGCAG ATGCTGACCTCCTCGAATTGAGGCAATCTAAAGGAAAGCATGCTCAGTTCATATCAGACACTTGCAAATTCTACAGAGATTGGCATGTAAAGTCTGATGGTGTCCATG GTATTTTCCTTCATGATCCCGTCAGTTTTGTGGCATTAGTCCGGCCTGATTTGTTTACGTACAAGAAAGGAGTTGTGAGGGTTGAGACACAGGGCATATGTGTAGGCCATACCTTAATGGACCAAGGACTAAAAAA ATGGAATACAAGCAATCCATGGTCAGGCTATTCTCCCATCTCTGTTGCTTGGACAGTAGATGTTGATGAAGTCATCTCTTATGTTAAAAATCTACTAATGAAGCCATGA
- the LOC107434952 gene encoding uridine nucleosidase 1 isoform X5 has translation MAILMAFQTPELEILGLTTTFGNVTTEDATRNALLLCDIAGCPDVPVAEGSPEPLKGGIPRVADFVHGSDGLGNIFLPPPNTKKIEKNAAEFLVHKVSEYPGEVSILALGPLTNIALAIKRDSSFARKVKRLIVLGGAFFALGNVNPAAEANIYGDPEAADVVFTSGANITVVGINITTQVKLADADLLELRQSKGKHAQFISDTCKFYRDWHVKSDGVHGIFLHDPVSFVALVRPDLFTYKKGVVRVETQGICVGHTLMDQGLKKWNTSNPWSGYSPISVAWTVDVDEVISYVKNLLMKP, from the exons ATGGCCATCTTAATGGCATTTCAAACTCCAGAGTTAGAAATTTTGGGCTTAACAACAACTTTTGGTAATGTTACCACAGAAGATGCCACTCGGAATGCATTGCTTctg TGTGATATTGCAGGGTGTCCAGATGTGCCTGTGGCAGAGGGCAGTCCGGAGCCTCTGAAG GGTGGAATTCCACGTGTAGCTGATTTTGTCCATGGTTCTGATGGATTGGGGAATATATTTCTACCTCCTCCAAACACcaagaaaattgagaagaaTGCTGCCGAATTCCTAGTACACAAGGTCTCTGAATATCCTGGTGAAGTATCTATTCTTGCACTAGGACCCCTGACAAACATAGCTTTG GCAATCAAAAGGGATTCTTCCTTCGCAAGGAAGGTGAAGAGACTAATAGTACTTGGCGGTGCTTTCTTTGCATTAGGAAATGTGAATCCTGCTGCGGAAGCAAAT ATCTATGGGGATCCAGAGGCAGCAGATGTTGTTTTTACATCCGGGGCAAATATCACTGTTGTAGGAATAAACATTACAACCCAAGTTAAATTAGCAG ATGCTGACCTCCTCGAATTGAGGCAATCTAAAGGAAAGCATGCTCAGTTCATATCAGACACTTGCAAATTCTACAGAGATTGGCATGTAAAGTCTGATGGTGTCCATG GTATTTTCCTTCATGATCCCGTCAGTTTTGTGGCATTAGTCCGGCCTGATTTGTTTACGTACAAGAAAGGAGTTGTGAGGGTTGAGACACAGGGCATATGTGTAGGCCATACCTTAATGGACCAAGGACTAAAAAA ATGGAATACAAGCAATCCATGGTCAGGCTATTCTCCCATCTCTGTTGCTTGGACAGTAGATGTTGATGAAGTCATCTCTTATGTTAAAAATCTACTAATGAAGCCATGA
- the LOC107434959 gene encoding transcription initiation factor TFIID subunit 12, producing the protein MDHQNPTPPSASVTTPTTLQASENPSQPPPQPPQPQPQSQPPPTSSITTSSTPVPLLPPPNPNPVGNQNPNPSPNPIPTQTPNPNPKPTTPLPSLQSPQQHPQSVTTPVQTRPPAALPRAPWQQSHFSHFSSAPSSSSSSLSTGPPSSSSPSPSTAAPPPPRGGIALGVPAHHPSPSPPQPAPFSSSYGQHFGGLGRGGVNLPEPSSTSNALQVKPPMQGMQGMGMLGSINSSSQMRPVGIPAHNQQRPVQSSLRPQSNSNTQPPPQNFQGHGLLRALSVGSPGSSSPSTSQNMQSLNQPWLSSGSQGKPPLPSPSYRQQVNSQSLQQRSHLPQQHSLPGASQQQHMTASQQQQPSTANQTHEHFGQQVSSSRVPQALSHQQHITRVQGSITPKSSSLATVQPGTAQSGSQNRTAAKEVDETSNRILSKRSIHELVNQIDPSERLDPEVEDILMDIADDFVESITTFGCSLAKHRKSTMLEAKDILLHLDRNWNINLPGFGGDEIKTYRKPIMNDIHKERLAAIKKSMAVTETANTRNSTGQATGNAKGSIAKNPANVLGSPNVKS; encoded by the exons ATGGACCACCAAAACCCCACCCCGCCCAGTGCTTCTGTCACCACTCCGACCACCTTGCAAGCTTCGGAGAACCCCAGCCAACCACCACCACAACCGCCACAACCTCAGCCTCAGTCGCAGCCACCTCCAACCTCCTCCATAACTACCTCCTCAACCCCCGTCCCCCTCCTTCCTCCTCCAAATCCCAACCCTGTCGGAAACCAAAACCCTAACCCTAGCCCTAATCCCATTCCAACCCAAACCCCAAACCCTAATCCTAAACCCACAACCCCGCTGCCATCACTCCAATCGCCTCAGCAGCATCCCCAGTCCGTTACTACTCCTGTGCAGACCAGGCCTCCCGCTGCATTGCCGCGAGCTCCTTGGCAGCAGTCCCATTTCTCACACTTCTCTTCcgctccttcttcttcttcttcttctttatccaCTGGACCTCCTTCATCGTCTTCACCGTCGCCGTCGACCGCTGCGCCACCGCCACCAAGGGGTGGTATCGCTCTTGGTGTTCCGGCTCACCATCCAAGCCCTTCTCCTCCCCAACCTGCTCCCTTTTCGTCGTCCTATGGCCAGCATTTTGGTGGTTTGGGCCGTGGTGGGGTCAATCTTCCCGAACCATCGTCCACTTCCAATGCGTTGCAG GTTAAACCTCCAATGCAAGGAATGCAGGGGATGGGAATGCTGGGATCAATCAACTCTAGTTCCCAGATGCGACCTGTTGGGATTCCTGCTCACAATCAACAGAGACCTGTTCAATCTTCTCTTAGGCCACAATCTAACTCCAATACCCAACCTCCTCCCCAG aATTTTCAAGGGCATGGCCTGCTAAGAGCCTTGTCAGTGGGATCTCCTGGTTCTTCTTCACCAAGTACATCTCAAAATATGCAGTCCCTTAATCAGCCATGGTTGTCATCTGGATCACAAGGGAAGCCTCCGCTACCATCCCCTTCGTATAGGCAGCAGGTCAACTCACAGTCCCTGCAGCAACGATCACATCTGCCACAACAGCATTCTCTCCCTGGGGCTTCACAGCAACAGCATATGACTGCTTCACAGCAGCAACAACCTTCAACAGCAAATCAGACTCACGAGCATTTTGGGCAACAAGTTTCATCATCTAGGGTTCCACAAGCCTTGTCCCATCAGCAACATATAACTAGGGTCCAGGGTTCTATAACCCCGAAGTCTTCTTCTCTTGCAACGGTTCAACCTGGTACAGCCCAGTCAGGATCCCAGAATAGAACAGCTGCTAAGGAAGTTGATGAAACTTCTAATAGGATTCTTAGCAAAAGAAGCATCCATGAGCTAGTAAACCAG ATCGATCCATCTGAGAGGTTGGACCCTGAAGTCGAAGACATTCTTATGGATATTGCAGACGACTTTGTTGAGTCT ATTACTACTTTCGGTTGCTCATTAGCCAAGCATCGAAAATCGACAATGTTGGAAGCAAAGGACATACTTCTGCATCTTG ATAGAAACTGGAACATAAACCTTCCTGGCTTTGGTGGTGATGAGATTAAGACCTACAGGAAACCA ATTATGAATGATATTCACAAGGAACGTCTTGCAGCA ATAAAGAAGTCCATGGCAGTAACTGAAACAGCAAATACCAGGAATTCCACTGGACAGGCCACTGGAAATGCAAAAGGTAGCATCGCAAAAAACCCTGCAAATGTGCTGGGCTCTCCAAACGTCAAAAGTTAG
- the LOC107434938 gene encoding uncharacterized protein LOC107434938 → MTMNWSTVNTWWRNLATFRTLYLLCLGQLASFVLALCSFFSSLIAELGVDAPLAQSLFVYLALALIYGGLLLYRRQQLRVSWYWYPLLGFVDVHGNYLFNQAFQFSSITSVTLLDCCTIAWVIILTRIFIGTRYSLWQLLGAAACVAGLGLVFLSDAGVGGGGSSRPLVGDLLVIGATVLLAMSNVGLEFCVKKKDRVEVMSMLGVFGFIVSLCEICILERKDLESVKWSEDIILAFVGYIFAGVLFYTLIPLVLKLSGATLFNLSVLTSDMWVVVFRIFLYHQQVDWLYYLAFAVIVMGLIVYSTTGNDPVSVPYTEDGNPDDQYLLVNEENGEPRNSSFTP, encoded by the exons ATGACCATGAATTGGAGCACTGTAAACACCTGGTGGAGAAACCTTGCAACTTTTAGGACTTTATACCTGCTCTGCCTGGGTCAGCTCGCCTCCTTTGTTCTAGCACTCTGcagtttcttttcctctctcATTGCCGAACTTG GTGTGGATGCTCCTCTTGCTCAGAGCCTTTTTGTTTACTTGGCTTTGGCTTTGATCTATGGGGGCCTTCTGCTTTATAGACGTCAGCAGCTACGa GTTTCTTGGTATTGGTATCCCCTCTTGGGGTTTGTTGATGTTCATGGGAATTACCTCT TTAACCAAGCGTTCCAGTTTTCTTCAATAACAAGTGTAACATTATTGGATTGTTGTACCATAGCATGGGTCATAATCTTAACGCGGATCTTCATTGGTACTCGGTATTCACTGTGGCAGTTATTGGGTGCTGCCGCATGTGTGGCGGGTCTTGGTTTGGTATTCCTCTCAGATGCAGGGGTGGGCGGTGGAG GTAGTTCAAGACCTCTTGTTGGTGATTTACTTGTCATTGGAGCAACAGTTTTATTAGCAATGAGCAATGTGGGCTTG GAGTTCTGTGTTAAGAAAAAAGATCGTGTGGAAGTAATGTCCATGCTTGGTGTTTTTGGATTTATAGTGAGTTTGTGTGAGAt ATGTATATTAGAACGAAAGGACCTGGAATCAGTCAAGTGGTCTGAAGATATT ATATTGGCAtttgttgggtatattttcgcAGGCGTTTTATTCTATACACTTATTCCATTGGTTCTCAAG CTAAGTGGAGCCACACTGTTCAACCTGTCTGTTCTCACATCTGATATGTGGGTAGTTGTGTTTCGCATCTTTCTCTACCACCAGCAG GTTGACTGGTTATACTATCTAGCTTTTGCAGTTATAGTTATGGGGCTAATTGTATATTCCACAAC TGGGAATGATCCTGTTTCTGTACCCTATACAGAGGATGGAAACCCAGATGATCAGTACCTACTAGTTAATGAAGAAAATGGTGAACCTAGAAATTCGTCTTTTACTCCGTGA